One Pieris napi chromosome Z, ilPieNapi1.2, whole genome shotgun sequence DNA window includes the following coding sequences:
- the LOC125062523 gene encoding uncharacterized protein LOC125062523 produces MPKNITSEVREIILKVKEFMDEEKRMQVPIIPLSKVYVRVSAATGVSERTVLNIVKEARLIEQGLLDPETLKKNPKKRVRTKGKIEVDKYDLQVIERTIHEFYTFKKEVPTINKLLQILKEEINFKGSRETLRKILRKNGFQFRKPKNNKEKEPVPEATSSVPAMVPPYIHTMFSHKNIQ; encoded by the exons ATGCCAAAAAATATAACGAGTGAAGTtcgagaaattatattaaaggtgaaagagtttaTGGATGAAGAAAAGCGAATGCAAGTTCCTATTATTCCACTTAGTAAAGTATACGTTCGAGTTTCTGCTGCAACTG gtgtATCTGAACGCACAGTACTAAACATAGTAAAAGAGGCAAGACTTATAGAGCAAGGTTTATTAGATCCAGAGACCTTGAAAAAGAATCCTAAAAAGAGGGTACGCACAAAAGGCAAAATTGAAGTTGATAAATATGATCTACAAGTAATTGAGAGAACAATACATGAATtctatacttttaaaaaagaagTACCTACCATTAACAAACTCTtgcaaatattaaaagaagaaattaattttaagggTTCAAGGGAAACACTGAGAAAAATACTTCGTAAAAATGGTTTTCAATTtagaaaacctaaaaataacaaagagaAAGAACCTGTACCAGAAGCAACTTCATCTGTACCTGCTATGGTGCCtccatacatacatactatgTTTAGtcacaaaaacatacaataa